A window of Dehalogenimonas sp. WBC-2 genomic DNA:
GCCGTTTTTTAATCTGCTTTGCTCAGGCGAGGAACGTAAAACAAAGTCTATCGGTACATCAGTGCTGGATACCGGTGACATAAAAGAGACCCTCAGAGGTTGGACTGGTATTGGTTATGGCACTGTGCCACTTGATCTTATCGTATTGCCGTTTGAAAAGACCCGTGATTATCTCAAGAAGAATTTTGAGAATCAGCGTGGGCTTTACGCCATGGATGAGGCGCTGGCGGAAATGTCGGTTGCCTGCAATCCTGTAGATACAGGCCGGGCTGGCTTGCTGGTGTCCGGTCCTACCCGGGAAATCAGTGTGGAACTAATGAAGGATCTTTCTGAACGGCTGCGGGAAGTGGCTCCATCGGCTCAACAGCGTATCGGCGACTACCCCCGGGAACGTGGCATCCTGGATGTCACTCTTATTTTATCTGATCTTTCAGATGTCCCTATCCTACGGCAATTTTACCAAGACTCAACCGACCTGGCAGCAGAATTCAAAGCGCGGCAGAAGACCCACGCTGCAAAAAGCGACCTGACTATGGAAGCCGCCGAAGGTATCCCGACGCTGTTAGACTAACCACATCTACCGTCGGTCCTCGTAAGCCAATATCAGATTGCTAATAAAATAGTGTAAAATACACTGGTAACTAGTGGTAAGGTTGTCATTTCCAGCCAATTAGTTATATACTGCCTATAACTTTTGGCCTAGTACCTCCCCGGAGGCTAATGTTATGTTAACCCAGTTCGCCTATGTCGGGCTTTTTTTAATTATAGCCGTGGTGTTCATTTTAGTGACGCTGTTGATTCCGATTGTCCTCGGCCGGCTAACCAAGATCGTTCCCAGAAACCCGTCTCAGGTTAAACAGGAGACTTATGAGTGTGGCATGGAAACGACCGGACGCTCATGGGTGCAATTCAATTTTCGTTATTACATCTATGCTCTGATGCTCATTGTCATGGACGTACTGGCAATTTTCCTTTACCCTTGGGCTGCCAGCCTGCATGAACTGGGCACTGCTGCCTTCTTTATGATGTTGTTCTTTCTCTTTGTTGTAACCGTGGGTTATTTTTACGCCTGGAAGAAAGGGGCGCTGGAATGGCAATAGAGCCACTACGCAAGTTTGCCTATTCCGATATAGAACTTGATATGCGTGAAGGTGAGATAGTTGAGAGTTTTCTCAAAGACCACCAGACCGCCATCTCTGACCCGGTGGATTGGCTGAACGCACCCCCTTTGGCATCCAATGTCCTGTTGACCAGCGTTGACAAGGTTATTAACTGGTCCCGCCATTAT
This region includes:
- a CDS encoding NADH ubiquinone oxidoreductase chain A encodes the protein MLTQFAYVGLFLIIAVVFILVTLLIPIVLGRLTKIVPRNPSQVKQETYECGMETTGRSWVQFNFRYYIYALMLIVMDVLAIFLYPWAASLHELGTAAFFMMLFFLFVVTVGYFYAWKKGALEWQ